CCACTATCACAGCACACCGGCGCGCCGTCCAAACCTTGCGTGGCTGTGGGCGATACGGTCAAGGTAGGAACGGTTCTTGCCGAGGCGGTAGGCATGATCTCCGTACCACTGCACTCCTCTATCGCAGGAAGAGTAAAGGAGATAGGTCCGTGGCCGCATCCTGTCCTGCCCGTACCGGCTGTGGCAATAACGATCGAATCCGACGGTACGGATGAAAAAGACCAAGCGATTAAGCCCCGCAGCGAAGCCGAGACAGAAAAACTAAGCCCTGACCGGATACGCGAGATAATCCGCAACGCCGGAATCGTAGGGCTTGGAGGCGCGGCGTTTCCTACATCGGTCAAGATTACTCCGCCGAAGGATGCAAAGATAGATGCGCTCATCATCAACGGTGCGGAGTGCGAACCTTTTCTTACAGCAGACGACAGGTTAATGCAGGAAAAGTCTGAAGAGATTATCAAGGGAGCAAAGATTATCGCGAGGGTCTTAGGCTTGGATAAGGCGTACATCGCCATAGAGCACAACAAGCCGAACGCGACCCGGAAGATGCGCGAGGCTGCTGCACGGGTGTGGCCCGGAGCCAATGTAGTTACCGTAAAAACAAAGTATCCTCAGGGAGCGGAGAAACAGCTAATCTCGGCGATTCTCAAGCGCAACGTTCCCCGCGGAGGCCTGCCCTTCATGGTAGGAGTCGTTGTGCAGAACTCTGGAACCGCCTACGCGGTTTGGGAAGCGGTAAGCGTGGACAAGCCCCTTTATGAACGCGTCGTCACGGTAACGGGCCCGTCAATTACGGAGCCTAAAAACCTTCTCGTCCGCATAGGCACTCTTGCCTCAGACGTAATCGCGTACTGCGGCGGCCTGAAGCCTGACGCGGCAAAGTTCATCTCGGGCGGACCAATGATGGGAATTGCGCAGTCAAGCGTTGATGTACCAGTCATTAAAGGCACATCCGGCCTTCTTTTCCTTAATGATAAACACATCCTTTTCAGGACGCATAAGGAGTCCAACTGCCTGCGGTGCGGAAAGTGCGTGGGCGTCTGCCCGATGAAGTTGCTGCCTTGCGAGATAGCGCGCATGGGCGAGTACGAGAAACTCGAACAGGCTGAAGAATGGGGAATACTTGACTGCATTGAGTGCGGTTCGTGCGCGTTCATCTGCCCATCAGGGCGCAGGCTCGTGCAGTGGATAAAGTACGGAAAGAACCAGATATTCGCCGAACGCAGCCGCAAAAAGGAGAAGAAATAATGGCAGAAAACACCTCATCTACACCTGTCGCCTCGCCTCAAGGCTCGCCTAAGTTTACTGTTACCCCTTCCCCCCATTTCAAGGCGCCCTTCAATGTCCGCACCATCATGTATCTTGTCGTCTTCGCGCTTACGCCTGCGCTTGCAGGAGCCGTATACTTCTACGGGTTCTGGCCGCTTTTCCTAGTGCTTGTATCCGTCACGACCGCAGTCGGTTCCGAATTTCTCATGAACCTCGCGTTCAAGCGTCCGCTTGCAGACTGTCTTGACGGTTCGGCAATCATCACCGGCATGCTTCTTGCATACAATGTTCCGCCCTCCGCCCCGTGGTGGATGGTCGCGGCAGGCTCGGCGTTCGCAATAATCGTCGCTAAGGCGTTCTTCGGCGGGCTCGGCCATAATTTTCTCAATCCGGCGCTCGCAGGCCGGGCGTTCCTCATGGCCTCATGGCCCACCCTGATGACTTCCGGCTGGCTGATACGCAAGGGCATAGGAACCGTTTCAGGCATACCACAAAGCATGTGGACGAACGTTATTGACGCTGCAAAGTCAGCTCCGACAACCATGCATGGCGTCGACGCGCTTACGGGTGCAACGCCGCTCGGGGTTCTGCAGAAATTAAAGATCGCCACCGACCCCGCGCTCATCTCCGGAACCAAGCACGCGCTCAACGATCCCGCTGTGATTAAGAGCCTTTTCTGGGGAAACATAGGCGGCGTAATAGGCGAAACTTCCGTTATCCTGATTCTCATACCCGCCCTCATTTTGATGGTCATCCGCGTGATAGACTGGCGAATACCGCTCGCCTACATCGCAACAACGGCTGCATTTTCCTTCCTGGCCTACCTTTTTGGCGCAACGCCCGTAACGCCTATCTATCACCTGTTCGCGGGCGGACTTATGCTGGGTGCGCTATTCATGGCTACCGACTACTCCACGACGCCCGTATCTCCTGCCGGTCAGTGGATATTCGGCGTTGGATGCGGAGTAATCACCATGCTCATAAGATTATGGGGCGGCTACCCCGAGGGGGTCAGCTACTCCATACTCCTCATGAACGTCGCAACCCCTCTCATAGACCGCTTCACCAGGCCCCGCATCCTTGGGGAGCAGCGCAAGAGAAAGGTGGAAAAATGAAGTTAGAAGTAAAGATGTCTATAGTCCTAGTCGCTACCTCGCTCGCGGCCGCAGCCCTGCTCGGCGTGGTTTTTTCCTTCACCGCGCCAACTATTGCTGGTCAAAAGGAAGCGGCACGGCAGGATGCATTGAAGTCTATAATGCCTGCTGCAAAGGAGTTCAAGCCCGATACCGTCATCCTGGACGCGGATACGTCCGTGATATACATCGCATACGACAAGAGCG
The sequence above is a segment of the bacterium genome. Coding sequences within it:
- the rsxC gene encoding electron transport complex subunit RsxC — its product is MITFQGGIHPPEFKELAEERAIEKMPPPQKVVLPLSQHTGAPSKPCVAVGDTVKVGTVLAEAVGMISVPLHSSIAGRVKEIGPWPHPVLPVPAVAITIESDGTDEKDQAIKPRSEAETEKLSPDRIREIIRNAGIVGLGGAAFPTSVKITPPKDAKIDALIINGAECEPFLTADDRLMQEKSEEIIKGAKIIARVLGLDKAYIAIEHNKPNATRKMREAAARVWPGANVVTVKTKYPQGAEKQLISAILKRNVPRGGLPFMVGVVVQNSGTAYAVWEAVSVDKPLYERVVTVTGPSITEPKNLLVRIGTLASDVIAYCGGLKPDAAKFISGGPMMGIAQSSVDVPVIKGTSGLLFLNDKHILFRTHKESNCLRCGKCVGVCPMKLLPCEIARMGEYEKLEQAEEWGILDCIECGSCAFICPSGRRLVQWIKYGKNQIFAERSRKKEKK
- a CDS encoding RnfABCDGE type electron transport complex subunit D; translation: MAENTSSTPVASPQGSPKFTVTPSPHFKAPFNVRTIMYLVVFALTPALAGAVYFYGFWPLFLVLVSVTTAVGSEFLMNLAFKRPLADCLDGSAIITGMLLAYNVPPSAPWWMVAAGSAFAIIVAKAFFGGLGHNFLNPALAGRAFLMASWPTLMTSGWLIRKGIGTVSGIPQSMWTNVIDAAKSAPTTMHGVDALTGATPLGVLQKLKIATDPALISGTKHALNDPAVIKSLFWGNIGGVIGETSVILILIPALILMVIRVIDWRIPLAYIATTAAFSFLAYLFGATPVTPIYHLFAGGLMLGALFMATDYSTTPVSPAGQWIFGVGCGVITMLIRLWGGYPEGVSYSILLMNVATPLIDRFTRPRILGEQRKRKVEK